AGTGGTTGGTAGAGGGAGGTTTACTCCTGTACCCAGCCGTTCCACAATCTGACTTTACACCCCACTTCTCATCCTAAAAAGCCAGATTACATTGGCATTGGCAGGGCACAGCCATTGGCGACACAGAAGCAAATGCCGGAGAACGGATTTGTCCCTGTTCTCAGTCTGAAAGTATGTTGGGATTACTGGAGCCGGGGAAGGAAGGCGCCAGCTGTTTCCATTGAGTGGATTCAGTCAAGAGGCAGAAAATGGCTTTTGTGTCTAACGCCAGCTCCCTGTTTGAGCCCCGGGACAGCTGCGGACAAGCCCCTCCCCACTGTTTCACCCACCTACCCCATCCTCTCTGCAAGCCGAGCCTTTGGCATGTCTACCAGATCCAGAAGGCAGCCTCGGAGCGAATGAAAGGAGCATTTGTTAGGCTGCCTTGTTGCACTTCCACAATTACACTGTGTAGTTGACTTTTAACTACAGAGTGGTGTTATAGCTATTGTCTGCCTCAGCAGTCCCTAACCATTCTGGCTTGACGGTCcagccgggggtgggtggggattccctgtctccctgaaaataagacctccctggataataagcccaatcgggctttttgagcacgtgcgctaaaataagccctccccgaaaatattgcaacacagcagcagccatgaggtaaccacgctcgccgcctcctacaccctcaaaaataataagacctccccgaaaataaggccaagagcttatttcaggggtaaaaggaaaataagacactctcttattttcagagagacaCAGTGGTTTGTTGCAAGTAATAGGCAGGCGAGCGCAAGAGTGCGCATCTCCGTTTGCTCATAGAAAGAGAGTTTCAAGCGGAAGCATAACTTGCCACCACTTGCACGAGGAAAGCTTTGCACATGAGCGCAAGAGGGTCACCGCTCACACCATGCCCCTCATGCGAATGGCAGCCGCCACTCACATGAGGGGAGTTTTGGTTGCGCGCGCACATGCTCAGTTCCAAACATGCCGCGGCCCAGTAGTATGCCGCAGCCTGGTGGTTGTGGATCCCAGGTTTACCTctctgtgcctgttgatggctagTTTGCCTGAGTGCCTACCAATTAGTAATGCCATCAATTATGAGGTCTCTCCTAATTTATCAATCTATGGTGGCAGATTCTATAATAAGCCTGTTTTAGAAATACAGGGCATTGTTTTCTCATACCATACATGGTGCaactcctcaacttacgaccacagttgagcccaaaatttgttgctaagtgagacatttaaattttgccccattgtaggatctttcttgccaaagttgttaagaatagaataacagatttggaagggaccttggaggtcttctagtccaagcccctgcctaggcaggaagccctacatcacttcagacaaatgtctatccaacatcttcttaaagacttccagtgttggggcattcacaacttctggaggcaacttctgttccactgattaattgttctcactgtcaggaaatttctcctcagttctaagttgcttctctccttgattagtttccacccattgcttcttgtcctgccctcaggtgctttggagaatagcttggctccctcttctttgaggcaacccctgagatattggaaggctcctatcatgtctcccctagtccttcttttcattaaactagacatacccagttcccacaaccattcttcatgttttagcctccagtcccctaatcgtctttgttgctcttctctgcactctttctagagtctccacatcttttttacactgtggcgaccaaaactggatgcaggattccaagtgtggcctcaccaaggccttataaagtggtattaacacttcacgtgatcttgattctgtccctctgtttatgcaacctagaactgtattggcttttttggcagctgctgcacacagctggctcctgtttaaacggttgtccactaggattccaagtgAACAACAACTCCAGACAAATGCAACAACAAAAGCCGTTTTTAatttagtaacccggttgttaagtgaatctggcttccccatcaacttttctttttagaaggtcgcaaaagaggatcacgtgacccagggAATCGTCATAAATAGTCagctgccaagcgcctgaattttgatcacatgaccatggggatgcggcaatggttgtaagtgtgaaaaacggtcagaaatcacttttttcactgcatttgtaacttcaaatggtcactaagcgaagtgttgtaagtagaggactgccCGTATATACATCTATCTCAGCAGTTCAATTGATCTCATGGAAGAGATCTGTTGTAgttgttttggtttttattttaagcTTAGCAAAGGTCTCCAAAGTTTTCTCAAAGTTTTGGAAGACCGAGATTCCACCTGCGACAGGCGACATATAAGCGGAAAGCTTGATTTTCACCAAATTAACCACAAGTGTGTTTTTCATAGAACTTTTATTTCTTGGAAAATGCGCTCATTCATAGCACAGCACAGTTAAGAGTTGGAGCTTGAGGCGAaattggcaagaaagatggtgaaAATTTGAGGAGTCTTAAGTGCCTGCTTTGacaaaaagaaagatagatagaaagaaagggagggagggagggagggagggaggaaggaaggaaggaaggaaggaaggtaggaatagcaatatagcaatagcagtagacttatataccgcttcataggcctttcaggcctctctaagcggtttacagagagtcagcatattgcccccaacaatctgggtcctcattttacccacctcggaaggatggaaggctgagtcaaccctgagccggtgagatttgaaccgctgacctgctgatctagcagtagcctgcagtgctgcatttaaccactgcgccaccttggaaggaaggaaggaaggaaggaaggtaggtaggtaggtaggtaggtaggtaaaaggAATGGACAAATTCCAGAACATCGTGCCAAATGGTTTGAGACAATCAATTCTTTTCGACTTGGGGAACAAGCCCGCGAGGGAGAAAGTCTCGCCTCAGGGAAAGGTCACCGATTTGATTCTGAAGTCTCCATCCACTCCAAGATAATCAATCAGATTAAGGCCCAGCCGGTTGGGGAAGACAATTTCTTCACTCCCTTCCGTTTTCACTCGGAAGCCATTATCCGTGAAACTGAAGGTGATCTGGAAGACATCATGACAAAGGAAAACCAAGATGGAGGGCGGAAATCAAACTCTCTTTGGTGTTCTTAGGTTCTGTCGGAAGTTAGGAAGTCTGAGTTTTCCATGGTTTGATTCGTACGTGGGGTCATCCTCACATATGTACATTTCATGCACTTTCAGATTTCTGTCTTTTGCAAGCCAGCCCCAGGGTTTATGGCTTAGCATGTTGTCTTTCCTTACtaaaacactgattttttttaaagttagctaGTACTCtacatcagtggtccccaacctttttatcgccgcggaccagtcagcctttgataattttaccgtggcccgctgagcgcgcgcaggggtgggggggcatctcttccctggagcctttgcgcacggcccaggagctaccattataactttcaggcaggccttccataaaaataacatagaggttagtctttcttcatcttttttatgtctattaaattttaataattaaaacactatcaggatctaaagcaggggtgtcaaactcgatatcattgaggaccatatcaggattgtgtttgaccctgtggggctgggttgggcgtggtcaatttgacatcactcgtgttgtggcctgagtgctctggtTCTCCAGGAAGAGGACGGacaccccgaacgccatcaccgcCAAGAGCTGCAATTTAGGCGGCAACATAATCCGGAGCAGCCCCATCggcggctgcagcagcagcagcagccgccgtcaCCGCCACCTCCCTGGTCCCACACGTCCGCCCGGAGATCACGACATGACGCGGGGCACTGACAGGGGAGGccgggttggtggtggtggtggtggtggttcggggaacagcctctgcgggagacaaaaacggcggccgcagacgagccaggggaaagcccggcgccggcgagagctcgcggggaagagggggggaggaaacaaccacctgggcttctcaCATTCCTCGCAGCAAAACCTCGCGACGGCACACCCCCACCAACCGCCTCTGAGAGAGGCTCAGTCCGGTGGCCCCACTCAGCACACCGTCCCAGGCACGCGCCCGGCCACCCCAGCCACCAATTTGCGTGCGCTGCTCAGCAACTGAACACCCGGCCTTAATTCACGCCCCTTTAGCTTACCTCCCCTACCTCGCCGACCAGCCAGAATACTGATTGGACGACGTTGTCCCGTAGGCCTAGCGACTTTCCCTTaggccccccccctccccccaccggaagctcctctcaaaattgtggcgctgactggtgacggagccacagcagagggaggaaagagccacatgtggctccagagcgtCACAATGATACAACTTCTGCTCTAGTGGCCCTCTGCCCCCTTCTTTGCGCCTCATGTCCTGCCCATTCGTCCTCACCTCAACCTCAGAGTCGTGATGAAAAGGGAAGTCGGGTGGTCTTTCCTCATCCTCCCAGGTGCTGTCTCGCCTGGAGTTACACACCACGGTGTTCACGTCACCCTTGCAGTCAAAACGTGCATTGTAATGGAGCACCAGGTTGTCACAGTCTTTACCCAGGTTGATCTCAAATCTGAGGGTGGAATGACAAGCATGAGAGGAGCAAGGACACAATGGGGAGTTttagagggaggggaggggataaGAAGGAAcacgggagggagggaagaagggtggaagggagggagggagggaggaaggaaggaaggggaattcAGGCAAGGGACGAACGAAATAcaagagacggagggaggggaatacaggggagggagggagaaaagaaagaaggaaatacaaggaagggaggaatacaggggatggagggaggggaattccgggaagggagggagggagaaacaaaatataaggaatgaatggagggagggagggaggcaggaagaggaacacaggggagggagggaaggagggaggaaaaacaaagaaggaagggaggaatacagggaagggaaggagagagggagggaggaaatgcaaagaaggacagaaggaatatagggaagggagaaaggaaggaagaagaaaggggaatacaggggagggaggaacaaaacataagggagggaggaaggaaagaaggaagggatacaggagagggagggaacgagggagcgaggaaggaaggaggggggattcagggaatggagggagggaggaaggaagaagaggaatacagggaaaggagggagggggaaaaggaaggaaggatatattTAAAATTAGACCACGAATGGGCAGGGATATCTCTTCTTCGGAAAACCAAAAGGAAAGAACAGCCTGCTTCCAGGCACTGAAAAATTATTTTGGTAAAGGTTTCCTGTCTCCTAATCttctccagtttaaaaaaaaaggatatgaaGAAGATTGATGGCCATAAGAGAAACCATTTCCTGGAGAGCATCTGGGAATCTTCTTcggatgagtgggtgggtgggtgggcatagCGGCTCCCTGATGAGAAGCAAGGACATTTGCTGAGGAAATTTTAAACAAAATGAGGGCAGGCCATAGAGTACAGCCTTAAAGCTGTTGACTCCCCCTTTAAAGCTGGACCAGCTTCTCCAAAATTTACTCACAGGCAGCCATAATGTTTAATTCACAAAAATAAGAACTCATCATCACATAAATCTCCTGAGTTATGTTAGTCTATGTCGGTGCttttcaaccttggtaactttaagaggcgtggacttcatctcccagaattccccagccagcatatgttggctggggaattctgggacttgacgTTCCACCTGTCTTAAACTTGCTgatgttgaaaaacactggtctacggcgttggaaaaaaaaaacaggagaccGATAGCTCCTTCTCTAACTCCAGATTTTATTAACAGGCATAAACATTTTTGAGCTGCACCTCGCAAAAGTTTATGCCTCTTAATAAAAATTGTCATTTGGAAAAAGGGTTCCCGGATACATCGTATAAATTGTGATAGACTTAATGGCAAATTATATAGAGAtagaggatgatagatagatagatagatagatagatagatagatagatagatagatagatagatagatggatggatggatggatggatggatggatggatggatggatggatggatggatggatggatggagagatggagaaagagagagatgatagatagatagatagatagatagatagatagatagatagatagatagatagatatagacagacagacagacagacagacgatagatagatagattgattatagataatagaatagaatattacaatattagaatagaataaaatatagaatagaatagaatagaaaagaaaagaatattagaatagtatgaaatatagaatagagtggagtggagtggagtggaatggaatggaatggaatagaatagaatagaatagaatagaatcgagtagaatagaatagaatagggcagGGCAGgaatagagaagggaagggaagagaattctTCATTGaccaagagtgattggacacacaaggaatttgtccttggtgcattgtcatcataaaaatacattcatcataaatcataagatacaacacttagcgctagtcataggttactaaatgagcaatcaacataaatcatactaagaaattaaatataacaatatacatTGTGAAGATACAAGCAAAAGTTAGactcataagtagaaaaggagaatagttaacaggaaggatgagaagaataatagtaacagCCTTACTAAACAGtttgacagtgctgtgggaatttaACTGTAATGTTCATTGTGACTCCTTTTTACTTCTGGGACTTGAAGGGAagccctttcctcctccctccccccctgtcctccccttccctcttccttcctccctccccattccatgAAACCTTGTCCCAATTCCTCTTCTTACTCTTTGCAGTCTGGTAAAACTTTCCCTTTCACGACGAGCGATTCTCCAGGATAAAGCTTAAACTGCGTAGCGGTTACtccctagggggaaaaaaaaatggacattttAAACGGCATGGTAGGGCTGATAAAGAGTTTTGAATGTGGGCTCGCTCCTTCATCAAACCATTCGAAGAGAATTTGGGGTTACAGGATTTCCACGTTTGAGACAACAGCCAATTTTAGGTTAATCAGTCAGTCTGTTTTAAAAGATTTGCTTTAGAAGAGATAGACAATTTTAGGTCGATCCGTCGTCTtgtttaatagattaacagagtgggaagggaccttgtaggtcatctagtccaacccgccacccaagcaggagattctacaccatttctgacagatggcagtccagtctcttcttgaaagtctcaagtgatgaagctcccacaacttccaaaggcaacttctgttccactggttgattattctccctgtcagaaagttcctccttctttctaggtagaatctctccttggtcagtttccatccatgattccttgtctggccttctggtgtcttggaaaatagcttgaccaccccttcctctctatgacagccccttaaatatcggaacactgctatcccgtctcctctggtccttctcttcactagacaagccatgcccagttcctgcaaccgttcattgtatgttttagcctccagtcctctaatcctcttggttgctcttctctgcactttttctagagtctcaacatctttttttatagcgtggtgaccaTAACGGGATGCAGTActttaggcaggggtgggtttcaaccagttcgcggcggtccctgcgaaccggttggtcggcgaacccggaagtaagtaacttccaggaacggcgaagggcccacccgcccgcccgcgctccttacacggttttgacgagttctgcgcttccacgcatgtgcaggacgcatacagcgcctgcgcaatcctccaggagcacctggagcctcgcacagacgctagtacgcatgcgtgcaccgcgcgcgtgcacgaggatgccgccggccccgctccaactgaaccggttggaacggggcgagaaacccacccctgactttaggtgtggtcttactaaggctttataaagtggtattagtacctcccttgattgaatccctctcttaatgcaatttaggattgctttttttggctgctgctgcacactgctggctcctattgaaCTGAttttccactaagactccaagatccctcttgcagttatTGCTATCAAGCCTAGTTTCACCCAGTCTGTTTTAGGAGAGACAGATAAACAGAACCAGATATTCTGGCTTAATATGGAAAGCACCATTTCTGCACAAGAACCCTTAAGCCATCCTCCAGCTACCTTAACAGTGGGCTGATGATGATGAGAAATGTAGCTCCATTGatatcgtaagttgaggactgctgtaTTGGCAGGcctttgtattttattatcttcCCCAGTTCTCTTCTGTTGACTCCAGATATACTGCCACATACCTTATCCAGACTTTTTGCTCTTCCTGACCAGGAATTGTCTTGGTTCTTACGTCATGTTTATTGTGTGAGAAGAAAAACTGAGGCACACCTCTGTCCTTTAATAAAGGACTATTTACCTGCCATTTCGTGTTAATTAAGAGCTGAAGGGCCTGAAATAAAATCAGTATTAATCTGACTGCTGAGATTGTGACCTTCAAGTATGTTGAAGTTGCACTTTTAACACTGGCAGTTGCTTAGCTTGTAAGATGTGGTGAGCTAGGGGTTGTGACTTGCAAGAAAAGAGGAACTATATGCTTGGAACACAAGTAAAAATAACCATGTTGTAACATCGAGGTTGAAGGAACCAAAAACGACCCCAGTTGCTACGACACGTTGGCAGAATCCTGAAAGCGTTGTGgctttagcaataacaatagcagttatataccgcttacATCACAATTCCTAAGTAAAGCcaaaggtaaaaataaaattaaaaaagaagggtGCTTGTATCCAACGGTATGTCCAtcaatctaccgtatttttcagcgtGTAAGACggtttgaagtataagacgcgcctagattttgaggaggaaaacaagagaaaaatatctgcctctgcttctcagcaatttgcctccttgcaacaaacagtaccgACAATatgcactgtttgtagtgttatatttcggACTATATTTGTGCAGATGCTGTTAAaactgatgtggctttctggaattAAGCTTGCACAGTTGCGCAAAGTTCCGCCATAGTCAGAATTAATtctttgctatttaaaagaacagcactttttaaaacaatagcactgggcctcttcagatcaagcgttTATTTTaagaaagcttcttcattttgttaagttgtctagaataataataaagcagtctttaaaaacaataagtctaatcatttgaacattctacaggcatttatagttgttgacttgcctccttgcagcaaacagcctgattagcacaagaaaaaaaatacctgcCTCCCCGCAATTTGCCacctggagcaaacagcaagtttcactttcgaTTTCTcccaggctgcagagattgctatagcttattgaatcCTCCGCAAGCCCCTtgtgctgcaaggaggtaaattgctggtgttgcagaaaatgagacaagaccagctctttgtcaaagggaaaggtttatttgcgcaaaggttcaggagcAAAACCTGAACCCCGAATGGCAGTTgtgtacagtcttttatactctttgacaacttatcgatcatccccaaatacctgACCTCCCTGTGTCACgtagacccctttcctgtgtcatgtagacctctacacaatctcccaaaacagagacatgacattcattactcatttacctccccacagggggtattggtacaaatatcctgtttcatttgcttTAGTTAggggaagcaaacagaacaactaatcttaagggtaatcattcctttttcccattccacatggtaaagaaacttttaatacccaaagaatctgtctagttgtcaaattctcttttactgggaggcagaggccaaagggttggcggccgttgggtgggtggggctacattcagtgtataagacgcacctaaattttcaccctcttgggGGGAGGGAAATATGTGTCTTAAAAATACGATAACTTCACCCTTTGATGCTCTGATTGTTGCCTCGTTTTCAATTCGCCATTTTCGTTCAAAATATCTTTGTagaatacttttttttcccccaaaacgaATGAGGTTTGGGTGTATTGATGCTCCCATTGTGGAAAGCCAGACTGGTAATTTTCATGTAGTGTTGTGTTTTACTTTTTTCCCAAATATAGAGCAGCACAGTCAAGATATGAGAAAGAAGTTAAAACACGGGAGGCAGACAAGGAATCAATAGCGCTCGACAAGATTCTGATAGGGAAGGATGAAACATTGATAAAATGTATAATTACTTGCTGGcatttaaaatggaagaggaacaggTTAAAGAACCAATGCTCGCATGGGGAAGACATTTTTGGTCATAACATTGAATTGGAGAAATGGCAAAGATTATGGGATAGGAATTATAAATTTGACTATGGCCTcggcgtataaagaaaatctatAAAAAATGTTCTACAGGTGGCACTTACACCCAGCAAAGGCTGGCCAAAAATGTTTACCAACCTGTctacaaaatgctggaaatgtaatcagtccccaggcacatactaccacatgtgctGGAGGTGcagcaaaggaagaaaatattgggAGAAATTATATAATTGGCTGGAAGAGATAACTAAACGGAATAtagattcagaaaaaaaagagtGCTTTATAATGAAGAATATGGCATTCatgtacatcaggggtgggtttctcgccccgttccaaccggttcggttagaacggggccggcggcgtccttgtgcacgtgtgcggtgcatgcatgcgtactagtgtctgcgcgacactccagctgctcctggaggatcgcgcaggcgctgtatgcgtcctgcgcatgcatggaagcacagaactcatcaaaaccgggtaaggaccgcgggcgggcgggcgcgcccttcgccgttcccggaagttacttacttccgggttcgccaaccaaccggttcgcagggaccgccacgaactggttgaaacccacccctgatgtacatattcatacacacacacacactcccttgaTCTCTGCATAACGAAAGAAAAGCCAATGCTTTACTCCATGCAGGGCAATTTCTCTGGaactctcttctttaaaataaattttaaaaacatcttgtcTTTCATCAAACTGAATCAAGATGATCGAATACCTGACATGGTGGAAACATTTAGGACTTGGTGGCAGAACGGCTGATTCATGCTgtgaatattaaaattaaaaaggacaTCTATATAATCCAGATTAAAGGGTGAATTTAGGATGTCCTCTTTCCAAGCCaaagtttactttaaaaaaaaaatttggcaaggaaagaaaaagtttctCCAACAATGATTTAAAGTAATTTTAACTTCCATCTTCAGTTTGAGCGCGGATGCACAAAAATAAATATGCACATATCAAGCATCCATTTAATCGCGTGTGCATAAGCTGTACAGTGTGCTCAAGATGTTTCTTGCTGATAAAACTCAATATTAATAAAAGAAGGCAATAAGCACAAAGTATGGGGGTTTTATaccaaaataacaacaacaacacagcagAAACAATTAAGAGAAGCAAACAAACATATTTAAGGGAGTGGAGTCTGATCTTCAAACCCAATGCcaaaagaaatgatttttaaaatggaacaagagtctttgtaattttttttgctgCCGAAGATTAACGCGGCTGTCCCTCAAGCGATATGCAGAAAGAGGAAAAGCCACAGTTGGGGCTGTCAGTCAACAACCCACCAATTCCTCTCCAAGAGACCGATTCTACGTCTTGTAAGCCTTTGCTGGGAATTTTGATTCGAAAAACAAGGACCCCCAAACTTACACATTTGCTCATGGTGGTGCCGCCTCGTCCAGTCCTGAGTTGGTACAGTACTTAACTCCAATCTTAGCTCTGTGACTTAAGCGAAGTTCCCGTTGTCCTTTAAATAGCTGAAttagggaggaggaaagagcatCACATGACACAAAAGAATGAATAGAGGATAGGATAAGCTAACCAGAAATGGAAGCAGGTGATGAGGTGGAGATAAGGGGCTGATGAACTGAAGCAGCTGCTAACACCTG
The DNA window shown above is from Thamnophis elegans isolate rThaEle1 chromosome 9, rThaEle1.pri, whole genome shotgun sequence and carries:
- the LOC116512908 gene encoding 16 kDa beta-galactoside-binding lectin-like; amino-acid sequence: MSKCGVTATQFKLYPGESLVVKGKVLPDCKEFEINLGKDCDNLVLHYNARFDCKGDVNTVVCNSRRDSTWEDEERPPDFPFHHDSEVEITFSFTDNGFRVKTEGSEEIVFPNRLGLNLIDYLGVDGDFRIKSVTFP